One genomic segment of Amycolatopsis sp. Hca4 includes these proteins:
- a CDS encoding GNAT family N-acetyltransferase — protein sequence MHSDVIATEHAARLAAVDPLLPGSTPFEAAENAVVLEVATGDSAASGLASRVQVDRDAPNAPWRALTEHRLDLQLAGPQPAAVLDALLTRWDEHLRAVAERGDTETAAIVPRASRDAAGAREMLHHGFAPLRVVAVRPSQRLVPATPLGTPGVKIRRAEPGDLETAVALGMELHSYDAQYGTVNWRSGVEDILAKDLAEQLKRPEPPLWIAELYGRPLGMVSVQHPGETGWISGRVAASRVGYLSSLAVAEAARSSGVGTALATHAHHVLDEEGADVVLLHHAAANPLSTPFWYAQGYRPLWTYWQRRPAVR from the coding sequence ATGCACAGCGATGTGATTGCCACCGAGCACGCGGCCCGGCTCGCGGCGGTGGATCCCCTCCTCCCCGGCTCGACTCCCTTCGAAGCGGCGGAAAACGCGGTGGTACTGGAGGTCGCCACGGGCGACTCCGCCGCGTCCGGGCTGGCGTCCCGCGTCCAGGTCGACCGCGACGCCCCCAACGCCCCGTGGCGCGCGCTCACCGAGCACCGCCTCGACCTCCAGCTGGCCGGCCCGCAGCCGGCGGCCGTCCTCGACGCCCTCCTCACCCGATGGGATGAACATCTGCGCGCGGTCGCCGAGCGCGGCGACACCGAGACGGCGGCGATCGTCCCCCGCGCGAGCCGCGACGCCGCCGGCGCGCGGGAAATGCTGCACCACGGCTTCGCCCCGCTGCGGGTGGTCGCGGTCCGCCCGTCACAGCGGCTGGTCCCGGCCACGCCGCTGGGGACGCCGGGGGTCAAGATCCGCCGCGCCGAGCCCGGCGACCTCGAGACCGCCGTGGCGCTCGGCATGGAACTGCACTCCTACGACGCCCAGTACGGCACGGTGAACTGGCGCTCCGGCGTCGAGGACATCCTGGCGAAGGACCTCGCCGAGCAGCTGAAGCGGCCGGAGCCGCCGTTGTGGATCGCGGAGCTGTACGGCCGTCCGCTCGGCATGGTGAGCGTCCAGCACCCGGGCGAGACCGGCTGGATCAGCGGCCGCGTCGCCGCCTCCCGGGTGGGCTACCTGTCGTCGCTGGCCGTGGCCGAGGCGGCGCGGTCGTCCGGCGTCGGCACCGCGCTGGCGACGCACGCCCACCACGTCCTGGACGAGGAAGGAGCCGACGTCGTCCTGCTGCACCACGCGGCGGCGAACCCGCTGTCGACGCCGTTCTGGTACGCGCAGGGCTACCGCCCGCTGTGGACGTACTGGCAGCGTCGACCGGCTGTTCGGTGA
- a CDS encoding bifunctional diguanylate cyclase/phosphodiesterase — protein sequence MPDTNAHGDAVAQAQPGPGAASGTPPVSAEARTDERRFRVYTFAVLSLGLVAAFAVGSWLPFEWNDRLLWIGPVLAVAFLLAEQLGINVDVRSGISWTISFTEIPLVIGFFIAPFEVVLAAHLVAGIGTLLARKVAGRVLYNAGAFLLEITGAFAVAGLVKHLAGTGDRIPWVAALAGTLTAPLVSTLLALAAVRVLRRRMRVSTAVRLTGRILVVGFVNASVGLSGYLVISSTPQAWPLVLAVFLGLTALYWAYSDLLREQRDMEALSDVSLMVARSGQQAAARPASRADELVGGVDVREWATIAERIKDQLAAGRVVLRLRLEPKDTMRVVVAGDELPVADPAADDPLLRLPGAHVRHFRITEANPDVRAALLDRGAQEALVVPLRSANRLLGVVEAHDRLSRWRGFGKYDVQLLGTMASHLATSLDNRRLLATLRHDAYHDPLTGHLNRPGFRQVAKEPLRDVPNAVVLRIDLDVFSTVSDALGYAWADRMVVAAGRRIRDALGPDVPLARLEGASFAALLVGVPPEDAHRAAERLREELSAPYPVDRLSVEANAMIGYATTSAEEPGDVVDIEGLLQRADVAVRATKGGEEVRGYVPSMGQIFLRRFQMVTQFRQSLEDGQVSVHYQPKITLPNRQVQGVEALVRWVHPEFGRLGPDEFVPAIEAAGLIGVLTGFVLGEALKRCRKWLDEGLRISVAVNLSVRNLADEDFPNKVARELEHHGIPPELLTFELTESGVMSDPQKALPILRELHSLGITLAVDDFGTGYSSLAYLRQLPVDQVKIDKSFVLGMGTDLGDLAVVRSIVELGHSLGLTVVAEGVEEDVARDQLEAMGCDVAQGYLISRPLPEDRLEAWLQARTARSPGRHSETVLTLLT from the coding sequence ATGCCGGACACCAACGCCCACGGTGACGCCGTCGCGCAGGCGCAGCCCGGGCCGGGAGCCGCTTCCGGGACACCTCCGGTCTCCGCCGAAGCCCGCACCGACGAACGCCGCTTCCGCGTCTACACCTTCGCCGTGCTCAGCCTCGGGCTCGTCGCCGCGTTCGCGGTCGGCTCGTGGCTGCCGTTCGAGTGGAACGACCGGCTGCTGTGGATCGGGCCGGTGCTCGCGGTCGCCTTCCTGCTCGCCGAACAGCTCGGCATCAACGTCGACGTCCGCAGCGGCATCTCGTGGACGATCTCCTTCACCGAGATCCCGCTCGTCATCGGCTTCTTCATCGCGCCGTTCGAGGTCGTGCTGGCCGCGCACCTGGTCGCCGGCATCGGCACGCTGCTCGCGCGCAAGGTCGCCGGCCGCGTGCTCTACAACGCGGGCGCGTTCCTGCTCGAGATCACCGGCGCCTTCGCGGTCGCCGGGCTGGTGAAGCACCTGGCCGGGACCGGCGACCGGATCCCGTGGGTCGCGGCGCTGGCCGGCACCCTGACCGCGCCGCTGGTGAGCACCCTGCTCGCGCTGGCCGCGGTCCGCGTGCTGCGCCGCCGGATGCGGGTCAGCACCGCCGTCCGGCTCACCGGGCGGATCCTGGTCGTCGGCTTCGTCAACGCCTCCGTCGGCCTCTCCGGCTACCTCGTCATCTCCAGCACGCCCCAGGCGTGGCCGCTGGTGCTCGCCGTCTTCCTCGGCCTCACCGCGCTCTACTGGGCGTACTCGGACCTGCTGCGCGAGCAGCGGGACATGGAGGCGCTCTCCGACGTCAGCCTGATGGTGGCCCGCTCGGGCCAGCAGGCCGCGGCGCGCCCGGCCAGCCGGGCCGACGAGCTCGTCGGCGGCGTGGACGTCCGCGAGTGGGCGACGATCGCCGAGCGCATCAAGGACCAGCTCGCCGCCGGCCGGGTCGTGCTGAGACTCCGGCTGGAGCCGAAGGACACCATGCGGGTCGTGGTCGCGGGCGACGAGCTGCCGGTCGCCGACCCCGCCGCCGACGACCCGCTGCTGCGGCTGCCCGGCGCGCACGTCCGGCACTTCCGGATCACCGAGGCCAACCCCGACGTCCGCGCGGCCCTGCTCGACCGCGGCGCGCAGGAGGCGCTGGTCGTCCCGCTGCGCAGCGCGAACCGGCTGCTCGGCGTGGTCGAGGCGCACGACCGGCTGTCCCGCTGGCGCGGCTTCGGCAAGTACGACGTGCAGCTGCTCGGCACGATGGCCAGCCACCTCGCGACGTCGCTGGACAACCGGCGCCTGCTCGCGACGCTGCGCCATGACGCCTACCACGACCCGCTCACCGGGCACCTCAACCGGCCGGGCTTCCGGCAGGTGGCGAAGGAGCCGCTGCGGGACGTCCCCAACGCCGTGGTGCTGCGGATCGACCTCGACGTCTTCTCCACGGTCAGCGACGCGCTCGGCTACGCGTGGGCCGACCGGATGGTCGTCGCGGCCGGCCGCCGCATCCGCGACGCGCTCGGCCCCGACGTCCCGCTCGCCCGGCTCGAAGGCGCGTCCTTCGCGGCCCTGCTCGTCGGCGTTCCGCCGGAGGACGCCCACCGTGCCGCGGAACGGCTGCGCGAAGAGCTGTCGGCGCCGTACCCGGTGGACCGGCTGTCGGTCGAGGCGAACGCGATGATCGGCTACGCGACGACGTCCGCGGAGGAGCCCGGCGACGTCGTGGACATCGAGGGCCTGCTGCAGCGCGCCGACGTCGCCGTCCGCGCGACGAAGGGCGGCGAAGAGGTCCGCGGTTACGTGCCGAGCATGGGCCAGATCTTCCTGCGCCGCTTCCAGATGGTCACGCAGTTCCGGCAGTCCCTCGAGGACGGCCAGGTCAGCGTGCACTACCAGCCCAAGATCACGCTGCCGAACCGGCAGGTGCAGGGCGTCGAGGCGCTGGTGCGCTGGGTGCACCCGGAGTTCGGCAGGCTCGGGCCGGACGAGTTCGTCCCGGCCATCGAGGCGGCCGGCCTGATCGGCGTGCTGACCGGTTTCGTGCTCGGCGAGGCGCTCAAGCGCTGCCGCAAGTGGCTCGACGAGGGCCTGCGGATCTCGGTCGCGGTCAACCTGTCGGTGCGCAACCTGGCCGACGAGGACTTCCCGAACAAGGTGGCTCGCGAGCTGGAGCACCACGGCATCCCGCCCGAGCTGCTGACGTTCGAGCTGACCGAGTCCGGCGTGATGTCCGACCCGCAGAAGGCGCTGCCGATCCTGCGCGAGCTGCACTCGCTGGGCATCACCCTCGCCGTGGACGACTTCGGCACCGGGTACTCGTCGCTGGCCTACCTGCGGCAGCTGCCGGTCGACCAGGTCAAGATCGACAAGAGTTTCGTCCTCGGCATGGGGACCGACCTCGGCGATCTCGCGGTGGTCCGGTCGATCGTCGAGCTGGGGCACTCGCTCGGGCTGACCGTGGTGGCCGAGGGCGTCGAGGAGGACGTGGCGCGCGACCAGCTCGAGGCGATGGGGTGTGACGTCGCCCAGGGCTACCTGATCTCGCGGCCGCTGCCGGAGGACCGCCTGGAGGCGTGGCTGCAGGCCCGGACCGCGCGCTCGCCGGGGCGGCACTCGGAGACCGTCCTGACCCTCCTGACCTGA
- a CDS encoding YajQ family cyclic di-GMP-binding protein: MADPSFDVVSKVDRQEVDNALNQASKELGTRFDFRGTGTTINWAGEEALTIESETEERALAAVEVFKEKLIKRSISLKAFEAGEPALSGKIYKISGKILQGIASDKAKQIAKFIRDEGPKGVQAQIQGDQLRVSGKKKDQLQEVIALLKGKDFEIALQFTNYR; encoded by the coding sequence GTGGCGGATCCCTCTTTCGACGTCGTGAGCAAGGTCGACCGCCAGGAGGTGGACAACGCGCTCAACCAGGCGAGCAAGGAGCTGGGCACCCGGTTCGACTTCCGCGGCACCGGCACGACGATCAACTGGGCCGGCGAGGAGGCGCTCACGATCGAGTCCGAGACCGAGGAGCGCGCACTGGCCGCGGTCGAGGTGTTCAAGGAGAAGCTGATCAAGCGCAGCATCTCCCTGAAGGCCTTCGAGGCGGGCGAGCCGGCGCTGTCGGGCAAGATCTACAAGATCTCCGGCAAGATCCTGCAGGGCATCGCCTCGGACAAGGCGAAGCAGATCGCCAAGTTCATCCGCGACGAAGGCCCCAAGGGCGTCCAGGCCCAGATCCAGGGCGACCAGCTGCGGGTGTCGGGCAAGAAGAAGGACCAGCTGCAGGAGGTCATCGCCCTGCTGAAGGGCAAGGACTTCGAGATCGCGCTGCAGTTCACCAACTACCGGTGA
- a CDS encoding sialidase family protein produces the protein MEGVELRRSLVFLVTLAAIASLLTPAHAAERTQLIPGFGAYPRLIRLADGRIIATLTSEDAGGKFTPVLESTDEGESFHRIGTIRDPDGRAGMCCGTVYELPERVGRLRAGTLLWAASYRQDAGPERRIGIRVWASRDGGRSWSFLSEAARSHNIDGIWEPEFTVDAGGTLWLHFADETQAPKYAQVLNRVASTDGVNWGTKQLTMAIPPDRVRPGMPVIRRLPDGRYYFAYEICNFRDRYCDPYFKISADGANWGDPADPGTRVDTATGNYFQHAQTITLFPGGPNGVRILMVGQIYTDAKGVPQPQNGQVLLANDDFGSGHWYELPAPVHITGIRNNFCPNYSSTLLPVDDGRNVLEIATEDNDGCKAYFGKGSAL, from the coding sequence GTGGAGGGGGTCGAGTTGCGCCGTTCGCTGGTCTTCCTGGTGACGCTCGCCGCCATCGCCTCGCTGCTCACCCCCGCGCACGCAGCCGAGCGCACGCAGCTCATCCCCGGCTTCGGCGCCTACCCGCGGCTGATCCGGCTGGCGGACGGCCGCATCATCGCCACCCTGACCAGCGAGGACGCCGGCGGCAAGTTCACCCCCGTGCTGGAGAGCACCGACGAGGGCGAGTCGTTCCACCGGATCGGCACCATCCGGGACCCCGACGGCCGGGCCGGCATGTGCTGCGGCACCGTCTACGAGCTGCCGGAACGCGTCGGCAGGCTCCGCGCGGGCACGCTGCTGTGGGCCGCGTCCTACCGGCAGGACGCCGGGCCGGAGCGCCGGATCGGGATCCGCGTCTGGGCCAGCAGGGACGGTGGCCGCTCGTGGAGCTTCCTGTCCGAGGCCGCCCGGTCGCACAACATCGACGGCATCTGGGAGCCCGAGTTCACCGTCGACGCCGGCGGCACGCTCTGGCTCCACTTCGCCGACGAGACGCAGGCACCGAAGTACGCGCAGGTGCTCAACCGGGTCGCCTCGACCGACGGGGTGAACTGGGGCACCAAGCAGCTCACCATGGCCATCCCGCCCGACCGCGTCCGGCCGGGCATGCCGGTCATCCGGCGGCTGCCCGACGGCCGCTACTACTTCGCCTACGAGATCTGCAACTTCCGCGACCGCTACTGCGACCCGTACTTCAAGATCTCCGCCGACGGCGCCAACTGGGGCGATCCGGCCGATCCGGGCACCCGTGTGGACACCGCCACCGGCAATTACTTCCAGCATGCGCAAACCATCACCCTCTTCCCGGGCGGCCCGAATGGGGTGCGGATCCTGATGGTCGGCCAGATCTACACCGACGCGAAGGGCGTCCCGCAGCCGCAGAACGGCCAGGTCCTGCTCGCGAACGACGACTTCGGCAGCGGCCACTGGTACGAACTGCCTGCTCCCGTGCACATCACCGGCATCCGGAACAACTTCTGCCCCAACTACTCCTCGACGCTGCTGCCGGTCGACGACGGCCGGAACGTGCTCGAGATCGCCACCGAGGACAACGACGGCTGCAAGGCCTACTTCGGTAAAGGATCCGCGCTCTAG
- a CDS encoding SAM-dependent methyltransferase, with protein sequence MTDQRDSAPRAPEGVDTEKPSAARIYDWYLGGTQNWAVDREFGRRMEQQWPLVRPGSKQNREFMNRAVRAALRAGIRQFIDLGSGVPTAGNVHEVVEAELPEDHDAKVVYVDYEPVAVAHATLILEEGMATDWAGIVQADMRNAKSVLRAEETRRLIDFSQPVCLIMAAVLHFVGPDDDPDGLLAAYRDALAPGSWLAISQMSEGDGSGPYLEGLRWFVEQYRKTSNPVWLRDREEIEPLFGDWRILEPGIVHLPDWRPDRKVNALEAEARPFAWCAVAEKPAP encoded by the coding sequence GTGACCGACCAGCGGGATTCCGCGCCGAGAGCGCCCGAGGGTGTCGACACCGAGAAGCCGTCCGCGGCCCGGATCTACGACTGGTACCTGGGCGGTACCCAGAACTGGGCCGTGGACCGCGAGTTCGGCAGGCGCATGGAGCAGCAGTGGCCGCTGGTGCGCCCGGGGTCGAAGCAGAACCGCGAGTTCATGAACCGCGCGGTGCGGGCGGCCCTGCGCGCCGGGATCCGGCAGTTCATCGACCTGGGCTCGGGCGTCCCGACGGCGGGCAACGTGCACGAGGTGGTCGAGGCGGAGCTCCCCGAGGACCACGACGCGAAGGTGGTCTACGTCGACTACGAGCCGGTCGCCGTCGCCCACGCAACGCTCATCCTCGAAGAGGGCATGGCCACGGACTGGGCGGGCATCGTCCAGGCCGACATGAGGAACGCGAAGTCCGTCCTGCGCGCCGAGGAGACGCGGCGGCTGATCGACTTCTCCCAGCCGGTCTGCTTGATCATGGCGGCGGTGCTGCACTTCGTGGGCCCGGACGACGACCCGGACGGCCTCCTGGCGGCCTACCGCGACGCACTGGCCCCTGGCAGCTGGCTGGCGATCTCCCAGATGAGCGAGGGCGACGGGTCGGGCCCGTACCTGGAGGGGCTGCGCTGGTTCGTCGAGCAGTACCGCAAGACGAGCAACCCGGTCTGGCTGCGCGACCGCGAGGAGATCGAGCCGCTGTTCGGCGACTGGCGGATCCTGGAACCGGGGATCGTGCACCTGCCGGACTGGCGGCCGGACCGGAAGGTCAACGCCCTGGAGGCGGAGGCCCGCCCGTTCGCCTGGTGCGCCGTCGCGGAGAAACCAGCGCCCTGA
- the rfbA gene encoding glucose-1-phosphate thymidylyltransferase RfbA, producing the protein MKGIVLAGGSGTRLHPITQAVSKQLLPVYDKPMVYYPVSVLMLAGIREILVISTPTDLPMFRRLLGNGDQFGVSFSYAEQPSPNGLAEAFVIGADFIGDDDVALVLGDNIFYGQGFSSRLQQAVRELDGCVLFGYPVKDPERYGVGEVDDTGKLITIEEKPLKPRSNKAITGLYFYDNGVVDIAASLKPSARGELEITDVNLTYLRQDRATLVELSRGFAWLDTGTHDSLLEAGQFVQVLEHRTGVRIACLEEIALRMGFIDADECYALGEKLAKSGYGDYVKAVAVAAGASA; encoded by the coding sequence ATGAAGGGGATCGTGCTGGCCGGAGGCAGCGGGACACGCCTGCACCCGATCACCCAGGCGGTGTCCAAGCAGCTGCTGCCGGTCTACGACAAGCCGATGGTCTACTACCCGGTCTCGGTGCTGATGCTGGCCGGGATCCGGGAGATCCTCGTCATCTCCACCCCCACCGACCTGCCGATGTTCCGCAGGCTGCTGGGCAACGGCGACCAGTTCGGCGTCTCGTTCTCCTACGCCGAGCAGCCGAGCCCGAACGGGCTGGCCGAGGCCTTCGTGATCGGCGCGGACTTCATCGGCGACGACGACGTGGCGCTCGTCCTCGGCGACAACATCTTCTACGGCCAGGGCTTCTCCAGCCGCCTGCAGCAGGCCGTGCGCGAGCTCGACGGCTGTGTCCTGTTCGGCTACCCGGTGAAGGACCCGGAGCGCTACGGCGTCGGCGAGGTCGACGACACGGGGAAGCTCATCACCATCGAGGAGAAGCCGCTGAAGCCGCGCTCCAACAAGGCGATCACCGGCCTGTACTTCTACGACAACGGGGTGGTCGACATCGCCGCGTCGCTGAAGCCGTCGGCGCGCGGTGAGCTCGAGATCACCGACGTCAACCTGACGTACCTGCGCCAGGACCGCGCGACGCTGGTCGAGCTCAGCCGCGGGTTCGCCTGGCTCGACACCGGCACGCACGACTCGCTGCTCGAAGCCGGCCAGTTCGTGCAGGTGCTGGAGCACCGGACGGGTGTCCGCATCGCCTGCCTCGAGGAGATCGCCCTGCGGATGGGCTTCATCGACGCCGACG
- a CDS encoding class I SAM-dependent methyltransferase, producing MAISATLRPVREELVRVQYAEPALVAGYANDHAGWGPTARYHHSRRYAIDQVLAGCGGGDLLDVGCGPGMMVRHLLDTRPGDFRITACDQSPAMVDAVAARAGDQVRLAVGDIQDMPFEDRQFDVVLAMGVLEYTDAAQALHEVTRVTRPGGLVVTTMLNPRSPYRLFEWGVFWPARRTLGALERVVGVPPSRRHGARRTGIVALTPRRLRELLWRAGLQPGEVIAYDVTASVPPFDRLVRRRDRSWRERPETTIARGAKRWLGTGYLVAARKLAG from the coding sequence ATGGCCATTTCCGCAACGTTGCGACCCGTCCGTGAGGAGCTGGTCCGGGTGCAGTACGCCGAACCCGCGCTCGTGGCCGGGTACGCGAACGACCACGCCGGGTGGGGGCCCACCGCGCGGTACCACCATTCGCGGCGCTACGCCATCGACCAGGTCCTCGCCGGCTGCGGGGGTGGTGACCTGCTCGATGTCGGGTGCGGGCCGGGGATGATGGTGCGGCACCTGCTCGACACGCGGCCCGGCGACTTCCGGATCACCGCCTGCGACCAGTCTCCCGCCATGGTCGACGCCGTCGCGGCCCGCGCGGGTGACCAGGTGCGGCTGGCGGTCGGGGACATCCAAGACATGCCGTTCGAGGACCGGCAGTTCGACGTCGTGCTCGCGATGGGCGTGCTCGAGTACACCGATGCCGCGCAGGCGCTGCACGAAGTCACGCGGGTCACCCGGCCCGGCGGGCTCGTCGTCACGACGATGCTCAACCCGAGGAGCCCGTACCGGCTCTTCGAATGGGGCGTCTTCTGGCCCGCTCGCCGCACCCTCGGCGCCCTGGAACGCGTCGTCGGCGTCCCGCCCTCGAGACGGCACGGTGCCCGCCGCACCGGGATCGTCGCGCTCACCCCGCGGCGGCTGCGGGAACTGCTGTGGCGGGCCGGCCTGCAGCCGGGGGAGGTCATCGCCTACGACGTCACCGCGTCCGTGCCGCCGTTCGACCGGCTCGTGCGGCGGCGGGACCGCTCGTGGCGGGAGCGTCCGGAAACGACGATCGCGCGCGGGGCGAAACGCTGGCTGGGCACCGGTTACCTGGTCGCCGCCCGGAAGCTCGCCGGGTAG